A part of Jiangella alba genomic DNA contains:
- a CDS encoding WhiB family transcriptional regulator — protein MMLTSVLDRAVAADESMPCKKDPELWFAESPADVEHAKQLCRECPVREQCLAGAMDRAEPWGVWGGELFVSGAIVARKRPRGRPRKNEIAA, from the coding sequence ATGATGCTGACCAGCGTTCTCGATCGGGCCGTAGCGGCCGACGAGTCCATGCCGTGCAAGAAGGACCCGGAGCTGTGGTTCGCCGAGTCGCCGGCTGACGTCGAACACGCCAAGCAGTTGTGCCGCGAGTGCCCCGTACGGGAGCAGTGCCTCGCCGGCGCGATGGACCGGGCCGAGCCCTGGGGCGTGTGGGGCGGAGAGCTCTTCGTCTCCGGAGCCATCGTGGCGCGCAAGCGTCCGCGTGGCCGTCCCCGTAAGAACGAGATCGCGGCGTAG
- the nudC gene encoding NAD(+) diphosphatase codes for MHEAYVLPGPLALSRSTVDRAADRRLDAAWVDALWSDGRTRVLLVGDGTVPVDDGALRFIAPGDAPDGDRFLLGLDGDVAYVAVHVAEKPDDGATLREVGAVLGDRDAGLAVHAVALANWHATHRFCPRCGAPTRSEQGGHVRVCEADGSQHFPRTDPAVIVLVVDEKERCLLGRSAAWPGRRFSTLAGFVEPGETPEHAVVRELYEEVGVRITSCRYAGAQPWPFPSSLMLGYYATAAGEDPAPDGEEIAEARWFSRDELTAAMRDGDVLPPSGISIARKLVEGWFGGPLPDDVSPR; via the coding sequence GTGCATGAGGCCTACGTCTTGCCCGGTCCCCTCGCGCTCTCGCGCTCCACTGTTGACCGCGCGGCCGATCGTCGCCTGGACGCCGCGTGGGTCGACGCGCTGTGGTCCGACGGCCGCACCCGGGTGCTGCTGGTCGGCGACGGGACGGTGCCGGTCGACGACGGCGCCCTGCGGTTCATCGCGCCGGGCGACGCCCCTGACGGCGACCGCTTCCTGCTCGGCCTCGACGGCGACGTCGCCTACGTCGCCGTCCACGTGGCGGAGAAACCGGACGACGGCGCCACGCTGCGCGAGGTCGGCGCCGTCCTGGGCGACCGCGACGCCGGGCTGGCCGTGCACGCCGTCGCGCTGGCCAACTGGCACGCGACGCACCGGTTCTGCCCGCGCTGCGGCGCGCCCACCCGGTCGGAACAGGGCGGGCACGTCCGCGTCTGCGAGGCGGACGGCTCGCAGCACTTCCCGCGCACCGATCCCGCCGTCATCGTCCTGGTGGTCGACGAGAAGGAGCGCTGCCTGCTCGGCCGGTCGGCGGCCTGGCCGGGGCGGCGGTTCTCGACGCTGGCCGGCTTCGTCGAGCCGGGCGAGACGCCCGAGCACGCCGTCGTCCGCGAGCTGTACGAGGAGGTCGGCGTGCGCATCACGTCGTGCCGCTACGCGGGCGCGCAGCCGTGGCCGTTCCCGTCCAGCCTCATGCTCGGCTACTACGCGACGGCGGCCGGCGAGGATCCCGCGCCCGACGGCGAGGAGATCGCCGAGGCGCGCTGGTTCAGCCGCGACGAGCTCACCGCAGCCATGCGCGACGGCGACGTGCTGCCGCCGAGCGGCATCTCGATCGCCCGGAAGCTGGTCGAGGGCTGGTTCGGCGGGCCGCTGCCCGACGACGTCAGCCCGCGATAG
- a CDS encoding endonuclease/exonuclease/phosphatase family protein: MTRRRWPWPAACGALAALAAVVVVWPQAFGLSGLYGPAQVVALRGLTVLGGAVVAALVTALAVAIRRARWPLAAVAGVVAAATVFSAGVLLSRGLSSDAVPEPDAAGEVRVLAFNTLYDGAGPQVVADLVTATGADVVVLPETSAATTRRVAELAGGGFQVFHHQVDAGITSATGLLVASSLGTYGEPRPDPSSGLGSYTVRPVAGSDGPPIIAVHAWPPTGGAMARWHDDAVWAVRQCAGAEGAIAAGDFNATLDHPALRSLGPCADAAAARSAAGTGTWPTGWPRWAGAPIDHVLADARAWDVVSFSVLDRAGGSDHRPVLAVLRPAGS, from the coding sequence GTGACCCGTCGCCGCTGGCCGTGGCCGGCGGCCTGCGGGGCACTGGCCGCACTGGCGGCCGTCGTGGTGGTGTGGCCGCAGGCGTTCGGGCTGTCCGGCCTCTACGGCCCGGCCCAGGTGGTGGCGCTGCGCGGCCTGACGGTGCTGGGCGGCGCCGTCGTCGCGGCGTTGGTGACGGCGCTGGCGGTGGCCATCCGGCGGGCGCGGTGGCCGCTGGCGGCCGTCGCCGGGGTGGTCGCGGCGGCGACGGTGTTCTCGGCCGGCGTGCTGCTGTCGCGCGGGCTGTCGTCCGACGCGGTCCCGGAGCCTGACGCGGCCGGCGAAGTGCGGGTGCTGGCGTTCAACACGCTCTACGACGGCGCCGGCCCACAGGTGGTCGCGGACCTGGTGACGGCGACCGGCGCGGACGTCGTCGTGCTGCCGGAGACCTCCGCCGCGACGACGCGGCGGGTCGCCGAACTGGCCGGCGGCGGCTTCCAGGTCTTCCACCACCAGGTCGACGCCGGCATCACGTCGGCGACGGGGCTGCTGGTGGCGTCGTCGCTGGGGACGTACGGCGAGCCGCGGCCGGACCCGTCGAGCGGGCTGGGCTCGTACACCGTCCGCCCCGTCGCCGGTTCGGACGGGCCACCGATCATCGCGGTGCACGCCTGGCCGCCCACCGGTGGCGCCATGGCCCGCTGGCACGACGACGCCGTCTGGGCGGTGCGCCAGTGCGCGGGCGCCGAGGGCGCCATCGCCGCCGGCGACTTCAACGCGACGCTGGACCATCCGGCGCTGCGGTCGCTCGGCCCGTGCGCCGATGCCGCCGCGGCCCGCTCGGCGGCAGGGACGGGCACCTGGCCGACCGGCTGGCCGCGATGGGCCGGCGCGCCGATCGACCACGTCCTGGCCGACGCCCGCGCCTGGGACGTCGTGTCGTTCAGCGTGCTCGACAGGGCCGGCGGCAGCGACCATCGGCCGGTGCTGGCGGTGCTGCGTCCGGCCGGATCGTGA
- the deoD gene encoding purine-nucleoside phosphorylase, translating into MSTHIAAAPGEIAETVLLPGDPLRAEWIAKTYLEDVTCYSQVRNMLGFTGTFRGQRISVQGTGMGQPSISIYVHELLAEYGAKTLVRVGSCGGLLADVAIRDLVIGISAATESSMNALRFEGFHYAPTADFSLVRAYVEKAEAAGARYHVGQIFSTDSFYHDRPELRDRLTEYGVMAVEMEAAALYTLAAKFGARAVAVCTVSDNLVTGEETSAEERERTFAEMVELALDAVSA; encoded by the coding sequence GTGAGCACCCACATTGCCGCCGCGCCCGGCGAGATCGCCGAGACCGTCCTGCTGCCGGGCGACCCGCTCCGCGCCGAGTGGATCGCCAAGACGTACCTCGAGGACGTCACCTGCTACTCGCAGGTCCGCAACATGCTCGGCTTCACCGGCACCTTCCGGGGTCAGCGCATCTCGGTCCAGGGCACCGGCATGGGCCAGCCGTCCATCTCCATCTACGTGCACGAACTGCTGGCCGAGTACGGCGCGAAGACGCTGGTACGGGTCGGGTCGTGCGGCGGGCTGCTGGCCGACGTCGCCATCCGCGACCTCGTCATCGGAATCTCGGCGGCCACCGAGTCGTCGATGAACGCGCTGCGCTTCGAGGGCTTCCACTACGCACCGACGGCGGACTTCTCGCTGGTGCGGGCCTACGTCGAGAAGGCCGAGGCGGCCGGCGCGCGGTACCACGTCGGGCAGATCTTCAGCACCGACTCCTTCTACCACGACCGTCCCGAGCTGCGCGATCGCCTGACCGAGTACGGCGTCATGGCGGTCGAGATGGAGGCGGCCGCGCTCTACACGCTGGCCGCGAAGTTCGGCGCGCGGGCCGTGGCGGTCTGCACGGTCAGCGACAACCTCGTCACCGGCGAGGAGACGTCGGCCGAGGAGCGCGAGCGCACGTTCGCGGAGATGGTCGAGCTGGCGCTGGACGCCGTCTCGGCGTGA
- a CDS encoding DUF222 domain-containing protein, which yields MTRPGDHPSAAWAGLAPGTVLNAVLETFEPPALSRRELPRVAAAYQRQGAHLDAMQARVIAELAGRVDPPGGPATAVTIAEALHLELDAATDLVSLAVDLVSGLPATLAALDDGRITLAKARLIAQRTRRLGPATRAAVEAVALARAPQLTEAQLRRWLDDAMAPGNGEGRATS from the coding sequence ATGACGCGCCCCGGAGATCACCCCAGTGCGGCCTGGGCCGGCCTCGCGCCCGGCACGGTGCTCAACGCCGTCCTCGAGACGTTCGAGCCGCCCGCGCTGTCGCGGCGCGAGCTGCCCCGGGTCGCGGCCGCCTACCAACGTCAGGGCGCCCACCTCGACGCCATGCAGGCGCGCGTCATCGCCGAGCTGGCCGGCCGGGTCGACCCACCCGGCGGCCCGGCCACCGCCGTCACCATCGCCGAGGCGCTGCACCTCGAGCTCGACGCCGCCACCGACCTCGTCTCCCTCGCCGTCGACCTCGTCAGTGGCCTGCCCGCCACACTCGCCGCCCTCGACGACGGCCGCATCACGCTGGCCAAGGCGCGGCTCATCGCCCAGCGCACCCGGCGGCTCGGCCCGGCCACCCGCGCCGCCGTCGAGGCCGTGGCACTGGCCCGTGCGCCGCAGCTCACCGAGGCTCAGTTGCGGCGCTGGCTCGACGACGCCATGGCGCCCGGCAACGGTGAGGGGCGCGCCACGTCCTGA
- a CDS encoding mycoredoxin — MSRFTMYSTTWCGYCFRLKTALNRDGITFDEIDIETDPASADLVMSLNGGNAVVPTLVFADGSALTNPSPSEVKEKLTAIAG; from the coding sequence ATGTCCCGGTTCACCATGTACAGCACCACCTGGTGTGGCTACTGCTTCCGGCTCAAGACGGCGCTCAACCGCGACGGCATCACGTTCGACGAGATCGACATCGAGACCGACCCCGCGTCCGCCGACCTCGTCATGAGCCTGAACGGCGGCAACGCGGTGGTGCCCACGCTGGTGTTCGCCGACGGCAGCGCCCTGACGAACCCGAGCCCGTCCGAGGTCAAGGAGAAGCTGACCGCTATCGCGGGCTGA
- a CDS encoding NUDIX hydrolase, translating to MTPALKPLRRIAAYAVCLDASKRVLLIRESVRSGTPGVWTLPGGSVLHGEHPRDAVVREAAAESGLLLRAVTPIDVLADTRARPHREVTLHTDRILFEAEVISGEPEPLSPMVDDVRWVSLDEAATLQLRPFVAQVLKLPLSTVDLPPERMPELPGFHIQQAPDGRHTVQRFAAYGLVRDPHGRVLLTQVADGYPDAGCWHLPGGGTDFGEQPAQALLRELHEETGQVGRIRRLLGVASHREPEQVGPEGFAIDWHGVRPYYDVVVDEPATLVLADVGGSTVGARWFAPADVATLALTAVTTEALHAIA from the coding sequence GTGACCCCCGCGCTGAAACCGCTGCGCCGCATCGCCGCGTACGCCGTCTGCCTCGACGCGTCCAAGCGCGTGCTGCTGATCCGCGAGTCCGTGCGGTCGGGCACTCCGGGCGTGTGGACGCTGCCGGGCGGCAGCGTGCTGCACGGCGAGCACCCGCGCGACGCCGTCGTCCGTGAGGCGGCCGCGGAGTCCGGGCTGCTGCTGCGCGCCGTCACACCCATCGACGTCCTCGCCGACACCCGAGCGCGCCCGCACCGCGAGGTCACCCTGCACACCGACCGCATCCTGTTCGAGGCCGAGGTCATCAGCGGCGAGCCCGAGCCGCTCTCGCCCATGGTCGACGACGTCCGCTGGGTCAGCCTCGACGAAGCCGCCACACTGCAGCTGCGCCCGTTCGTCGCGCAGGTGCTCAAGCTGCCGCTCTCGACGGTCGACCTCCCGCCCGAGCGGATGCCCGAACTGCCCGGCTTCCACATCCAGCAGGCGCCCGACGGCCGGCACACCGTGCAGCGGTTCGCGGCGTACGGCCTGGTCCGCGACCCGCACGGGCGGGTCCTGCTCACCCAGGTCGCCGACGGCTACCCCGACGCCGGCTGCTGGCACCTGCCCGGCGGCGGCACCGACTTCGGCGAGCAGCCGGCTCAGGCGCTGCTGCGTGAGCTGCACGAGGAGACCGGCCAGGTCGGCCGCATCCGCCGGCTGCTGGGCGTCGCCAGCCACCGCGAGCCCGAGCAGGTCGGTCCCGAGGGCTTCGCCATCGACTGGCACGGCGTGCGCCCCTACTACGACGTCGTCGTCGACGAGCCGGCCACCCTCGTCCTGGCCGACGTCGGCGGCTCCACCGTCGGCGCCCGCTGGTTCGCCCCCGCCGACGTCGCCACGCTCGCGCTGACCGCCGTCACCACCGAGGCCCTGCACGCCATCGCCTGA
- a CDS encoding ATP-dependent DNA helicase UvrD2, translated as MRVPDVLAGLDPEQRAVASALSGPVCVIAGAGTGKTRAITHRIAHGVHTGAFDPRRTLAVTFTTRAAGEMRGRLRSLGAEGVQARTFHSAALRQARYFWPQITGADLPEISSSKLPIVGSAASRCRVPTDRTVLRDLASEIEWAKVSNVLPESYVTAAEAAHREVGNVDPESVAKVYAAYEDLKTDRNVLDMEDILLAAVGLLSGHPGVAQQVRSQYHHFVVDEYQDVSPVQQKLLDLWMGERTDVCVVGDPAQTIYSFAGAQPDYLIGFPQRFPGATVVRLFRDYRSTPEVVGVANSVLRAAREAHQGVVLEAQRPAGPKPAFVEHSDELAEAAWVAGQIAKLVANGTPQREIAVLFRVNAQSEAYEQALADAGVAYTVRGAERFFDRGEVRQAAMLLRAAVRTADGAPDAPDAAAATSAILSTAGWSPTPPAGGGAARERWESLAALVSLAEEVVAAKPGAGLADVVDELEARAAAQHAPTADGVTLSSLHSAKGLEWDAVFVVGCHEGTLPLSYAETPAQIEEERRLLYVGVTRAREHLSVSWSLARQPGGRGNRRPSRFLDGVRPGGGARSDHRPERGAGRGRKSGAPARCRVCGAPLVDAVDRKLGRCGSCPSSMDEALFERLRAWRLERSQEQKVPAYVVFTDATLVAIAESTPVNETQLSAIPGVGRTKLERYGADVLELCREVVEE; from the coding sequence ATGCGCGTACCCGACGTCCTCGCCGGCCTCGATCCCGAGCAGCGAGCGGTCGCGTCGGCGCTCAGCGGGCCGGTCTGCGTCATCGCCGGCGCCGGCACCGGCAAGACCCGCGCCATCACCCACCGCATCGCCCACGGCGTGCACACGGGTGCGTTCGACCCGCGCCGCACGCTCGCCGTCACCTTCACCACCCGGGCGGCCGGCGAGATGCGCGGGCGGCTGCGCTCGCTCGGCGCCGAGGGCGTGCAGGCGCGCACGTTCCACTCCGCGGCGCTGCGCCAGGCCCGCTACTTCTGGCCACAGATCACCGGCGCCGACCTCCCCGAGATCAGCTCGAGCAAGCTGCCCATCGTCGGCTCGGCGGCGTCGCGCTGCCGGGTGCCCACCGACCGCACGGTGCTGCGCGATCTCGCCTCCGAGATCGAGTGGGCCAAGGTCAGCAACGTGCTGCCCGAGTCCTACGTCACGGCGGCCGAGGCCGCGCACCGCGAGGTCGGCAACGTCGACCCCGAGTCCGTCGCCAAGGTCTACGCCGCGTACGAAGACCTCAAGACCGACCGCAACGTCCTCGACATGGAAGACATCCTGCTCGCCGCCGTCGGCCTGCTGTCCGGGCACCCGGGCGTCGCCCAGCAGGTCCGGTCGCAGTACCACCACTTCGTGGTCGACGAGTACCAGGACGTCTCGCCGGTGCAGCAGAAGCTGCTCGACCTCTGGATGGGCGAGCGCACCGACGTCTGCGTCGTCGGCGACCCCGCCCAGACCATCTACTCCTTCGCCGGCGCCCAGCCCGACTACCTCATCGGGTTCCCGCAGCGCTTCCCCGGCGCCACCGTCGTACGGCTGTTCCGCGACTACCGGTCCACGCCCGAGGTGGTCGGCGTCGCCAACTCCGTGCTCCGCGCCGCCCGCGAGGCGCACCAGGGCGTCGTCCTCGAGGCGCAGCGGCCGGCCGGCCCGAAGCCGGCGTTCGTCGAGCACAGCGACGAACTGGCCGAGGCGGCGTGGGTGGCCGGGCAGATCGCCAAGCTGGTCGCCAACGGCACGCCGCAGCGCGAGATCGCGGTGCTGTTCCGGGTCAACGCGCAGTCCGAGGCGTACGAGCAGGCGCTGGCCGACGCCGGCGTCGCCTACACCGTCCGCGGCGCCGAGCGGTTCTTCGACCGCGGCGAGGTGCGCCAGGCGGCCATGCTGCTGCGCGCCGCCGTCCGCACCGCCGACGGCGCGCCCGACGCCCCCGACGCCGCCGCGGCCACGTCCGCCATCCTCTCCACGGCCGGCTGGTCGCCCACCCCGCCCGCCGGCGGCGGCGCGGCCCGCGAGCGCTGGGAGTCGCTGGCGGCGCTGGTGTCGCTGGCCGAAGAGGTGGTCGCCGCCAAGCCCGGCGCGGGTCTTGCCGACGTCGTCGACGAGCTCGAGGCGCGCGCCGCGGCCCAGCACGCCCCCACGGCCGACGGCGTCACGCTCTCCTCGCTGCACTCCGCCAAGGGGCTCGAGTGGGACGCCGTCTTCGTCGTCGGCTGCCACGAGGGCACGCTGCCCCTGAGCTACGCCGAAACACCCGCGCAGATCGAGGAGGAGCGCCGGCTGCTCTACGTCGGCGTCACCCGGGCCCGCGAGCACCTGTCCGTGTCGTGGTCGCTGGCCCGCCAGCCCGGCGGCCGCGGCAACCGGCGGCCCAGCCGGTTCCTCGACGGCGTCCGGCCCGGCGGCGGCGCCCGCAGCGACCACCGTCCCGAGCGTGGCGCCGGCCGCGGCCGCAAGTCCGGCGCGCCGGCCCGCTGCAGGGTCTGCGGCGCGCCGCTGGTCGACGCCGTCGACCGCAAGCTCGGCCGGTGCGGCAGCTGCCCGTCGTCCATGGACGAAGCGCTGTTCGAGCGATTGCGTGCCTGGCGGCTGGAGCGGTCGCAGGAGCAGAAGGTGCCGGCCTACGTCGTGTTCACCGACGCCACGCTGGTCGCGATCGCCGAGTCCACGCCGGTCAACGAGACGCAGCTGTCCGCCATCCCGGGGGTCGGCCGCACCAAGCTCGAACGCTACGGCGCCGACGTCCTGGAGCTGTGTCGCGAAGTCGTCGAAGAATGA